Proteins co-encoded in one Prunus persica cultivar Lovell chromosome G6, Prunus_persica_NCBIv2, whole genome shotgun sequence genomic window:
- the LOC109949809 gene encoding uncharacterized protein LOC109949809 codes for METIVILVCYNGKWVTSKKMCKYEGGDSKGLIVPRTINFAELLDRVHQIGNTNSREDKVCLKFSVLVASNEWKCIKIEDDDDVNFFMKYNSEVTPSKLAPLLMSIEDKGLTNDVVHSMHITTDSSRMGHSSVAIVESNEVTWNNTNVTDLGGEVGTDFMDMIDFSEVEEMHGGDNGTERNEV; via the coding sequence atggagacaattgttattctcgtgtgctacaatggaaaatgggtcACCTCGAAGAAGATGTGCAAATACGAAGGGGGTGACTCAAAAGGCTTAATAGTTCCACGGACCATCAATTTTGCTGAACTGTTGGACCGTGTGCATCAGATTGGTAATACAAACAGCAGGGAAGACaaggtttgcttaaaattctCAGTTTTGGTGGCCTCGAATGAGTGGAAGTGCATAAAGATtgaggacgatgatgatgtcaatttttttatgaagtacaATTCCGAGGTAACACCTTCAAAACTAGCTCCCTTACTCATGAGTATAGAAGATAAAGGACTGACAAATGATGTAGTTCATAGTATGCATATCACGACAGATAGTAGTCGGATGGGTCATTCTTCAGTTGCCATTGTTGAAAGCAATGAAGTAACTTGGAATAATACAAATGTCACTGATTTGGGAGGTGAAGTAGGGACAGATTTTATGgatatgattgattttagcgaggtggaggagatgcatggtggtgataatggtactgaaagaaatgaagtgtAA